GCTTCTGGGCGTTGTAGCCGCCGCCGTGGCTGGCGAAGAGGTCCTCGCGGTTCGGCACGAACCGCAGCGTCCGGGCGGTGCCCACCAGCTTCGCGTCGGGGAGGTTCGGCCGCAGCCCGTCGATCGCGACGTTGTTCAGGCCGCGCTTGCGCAGCTGCGCCGACAGGCCCGCCACGGGGGCGCGCCGCAGCTTGTCGCGGAGCTCGTCGGTGAGCCGGAACGACTCGGGCTCGGGATCCAGACCCGCGGCCTCGCGCGAGCCCCAGGCGTCGACGCGCTGCGCGTCGTCGACCTTCGGCCCCGAGCCGACGTCGGAGAAGGGCGTGTCCCCCTGGGTCACTGTGCTGCGCAGGCGCCCGGAGCTCGGCGCGCCGCCGGCGGTCGGCGCATCGACCTCGACCTCGACGACGTCGCCGGGGACGATCACCGAGGCCCCCGCCGGCGTGCCGGTGAGGATGACGTCGCCGGTCTCCAGGGTGACGTGCTGCGACAGATCGGCGACGAACTGCGCGAGCGGAAAGATCAGGCCCGCGGTGGTGTCGTCCTGCACGAGCTCGTCGTTGACCCAGGTGCGCAGCCGGAGCGCGCCGGGGTCGACGGTGCGGGCGTCGATGAGCCCGGGGCCGAGCGGGGTGTAGCCGTCGCGTCCCTTGGAGCGGACGTTCGAGCCCTTGTCGGCCCAGCGCAGGTCGTAGACGCCCACGTCGTTCGACGCGGTGACCCAGCCGACGTGCTCCCAGGCCCGCTCGAGCGGCACGCGGTACGCGGGCTCGCCGATGACGAGCGCGATCTCGCCCTCGAAGGAGAGCAGCTCGGTGCCTGCGGGGCGCTCCAGGGTGCCGCCCGAGCCGGTCACGGAGCTGCTCGGCTTGAGGAAGTAGGACGGAGCGGTGGGCCGCCGCCCGCGCTGGTCGGCACGCGAGGCGTAACTGATGTGCACCGCGACGACCTTGCCGGGCCGGGGCGCGATCGCCGGTCGGCGTGTGTCGGCGGCTTCGCCGGCGGATCCGTGGGTCATGAGCTCCCTCGCTCTCGCATCGTCCCCAGATTATATACGATCGAGGGCGATCGTTCCACATCGGGTCGTCGGTCTCTCTGTGACCGCAGTCGTATGCCGCTCCGCGCACCGGTTGAATGCGAGCGAACTCGCCCCTATACTCAGCGAGCGATAGTCGAACAATGCGTTCTGATAGTGAACGATGTTCGAGAAGAGGACGAAGGAGTCTTTATGAGCGGATCCGCCTCCCCCGGGTTCACGCCCACCGGAACGATCGCCAGCCACGGCGACCGACGTCGGGTCGTGTTCGCCACCGTCATCGGCACCACCGTGGAGTGGTACGACTTCTTCGTCTACGCCTCGGCGGCCGGCCTCGTGTTCAGCCGGCTGTTCTTCCAGCCCGCGGGGGAGCAGGCGGCGATCCTCCTCTCCTTCGCGACGGTGGGCGTGAGCTTCCTGTTCCGCCCGCTCGGCGCGTTCCTCGCCGGTCACTTCGGAGACAAGTACGGCCGCCGCGTGGTGCTTGTGCTCACATTGATCGTGATGGGCGGGGCGACCACCCTCATCGGCGTGCTGCCCACCTATGCGCAGATCGGCCTCGGGGCGCCGATCCTGCTGATCGTCCTGCGGATCCTGCAGGGCATCTCGGCCGGCGGCGAATGGGGCGGCGCCGTGCTGATGGCCGTGGAGCACGCGCCCAGGAAGAAGCGCGGTCTCTTCGGCGCCGCGCCGCAGATCGGCGTGCCGCTCGGTCTCCTCCTCGCCTCGGGCGTGATGGCCGTCATGGCGGTCATCGCCCCGGGAGACGCCTTCCTCGAGTGGGGATGGCGCGTGCCGTTCCTGCTCAGCATCGTCCTGATCGTCATCGGCTACTGGGTGCGCCGTCGCGTGGAGGAGAGCCCGGTGTTCGCCGAGATCGCCGAGCGCAAGGAGCAGACCCGCCTGCCGATCGTGCAGCTGTTCCGCAGGCACACCCCGCTCGTCGTCATCGCCGCGCTCGTCTTCGCCGGCAACGGCGCGGCCGGGTACATGACGACCGGCGGCTACATCCAGAACTACGCCACAGACCCCTCCGGCCCCGTGGGCCTCGAAGCCGGGCCCGTGCTCTGGGCGGTGACCGGAAGCGGGTTCACCTGGCTCGCGTCGACCTTCGTCGCAGGGTGGGTCTCCGACAAGATCGGCCGACGCGCGACCTATCTCGTGGGCTGGGTCGTGCAGTTGGGCGGGGTCCTCGCCCTGTTCCCGCTCGTGAACACCGGCGGAGTCGGGGGCGTGTTCGCCGGCGTCGCCGTGCTCACCGTCGGTCTCGGCTTCACCTACGGCCCGCAGGCGGCGCTCTACTCCGAGCTGTTCCCGGCCTCGGTGCGCTTCTCGGGCGTGTCCATCTCATACGCCATCGGCGCGATCCTCGGCGGCGCGTTCGCTCCGACCATCGCCGCGGCGCTCGTGCAGGCCACAGGCACCACCTGGGCCGTCACGTGGTACCTCGCCGGGATGACGGCCATCGGCCTCGTCGCGACGCTGCTGCTGCGCGACCGCAGCGGCATCCCGCTCGGCCCCGACCACGAGACCGAGCAGGCGGTGAGCCCGATCCGGGGAGTGTCGAAGGCCTGACCCCGTCGATCACGACGCGCAGGAGTCGACGCCGAGATGTCGCACGGACATCAGCACAGAGAAACGAGGACCTCCAATGCAATTCCACCACCACGGCTATGTGTCCGGCGACCCACGCCTCCAGCCCGCGGCGGGTGTCGGGCTCGACCGCCCCGACGAGCTCCCCGACGAGGTCGACGTGCTCATCGTCGGGTCGGGCCCCGCGGGGATGATCGCGGCGGCTCAGCTAGCGCAGTTCCCCGGGATCACGACCCGCATCGTCGAACGCCGGGACGGCAGGCTCGTGATCGGCCAGGCCGACGGCATCCAGGCCCGCAGCGTGGAGACCTTCCAGGCCTTCGGCTTCGCCGAGCGGATCGTCGCCGAGGCGTATCGCATCACGGAGATGGCGTTCTGGAAGCCCGACCCCGCGGAACCGGCGCGGATCGTCCGCTCCGCCGTCGCACCGGACGACGCCACCGGGGTCAGCGAGTTCCCGCACCTCATCGTGAACCAGGCGCGCGTGCTCGACTACTTCGCCGAGACGGCGGCGAACGGGCCGGCCAGGGTGCGCCCCGACTACGGCCTGGAGTTCGTCGGGCTGACGGTCTCGGACAGCGACGAGCGTCCCGTGACCGTCACGCTCCGGCACACCGCGGGCCCCCGAGAGGGACAGGAGCGCACCGTCCGCGCGAAGTACGTCCTCGGCGCGGACGGCGCCCACAGCCGGGTGCGCGACGCGATCGGCTGCACACCCGTCGGCGACCGGGCCAATCACGCGTGGGGCGTCATCGACGCCCTCGCCGTGACCGATTTCCCCGACATCCGCACGAAGTGCTCGATCCAGTCCGAGGCCGGCAACATCCTGCTCATCCCCCGCGAGGGCGGCCACCTCTTCCGTATGTACGTCGACCTGGGCGAGGTGGCCCCGGGCGACGACGGCGCGGTGCGACGCACCACGGTGGAGCGGATCATCGCACGGGCCAACGACATCCTGCATCCGTACACGCTGGACGTGCGGCACGTCGCCTGGCACAGCGTGTACGAGGTCGGGCACCGTGTGACCGACCGCTTCGACGACGTCCCGCTCGCCCAGGCCGGCACCCGCACCCCGCGCGTGTTCATCGCGGGAGACGCGTGCCACACCCACAGCGCCAAGGCGGGACAGGGCATGAACGTGTCGATGCAGGACGGCTGGAACCTCGCCTGGAAGCTCGGTCACGTGCTGGAGGGCCGCAGCCCCGAGAGCCTGCTGGCGACCTACTCGGCCGAACGCCAGGTGATCGCGCAGGACCTCATCGACTTCGACCGCGAATGGTCGACGATGATGGCGAAGCGCCCCGAGGACTTCGACAGCCCCTCGGCGCTCGAGGACTTCTACGTGCGAACGGCGGAGTTCCCCGCCGGCTTCATGACCCGGTACGCCCCCTCCGTGCTCGTCGGCGAGACGACCCACCAGGCGCTCGCCGAGGGGTTCCCCGTCGGCAAGCGCTTCCGGT
This window of the Microbacterium sp. AB genome carries:
- a CDS encoding fumarylacetoacetate hydrolase family protein, which translates into the protein MTHGSAGEAADTRRPAIAPRPGKVVAVHISYASRADQRGRRPTAPSYFLKPSSSVTGSGGTLERPAGTELLSFEGEIALVIGEPAYRVPLERAWEHVGWVTASNDVGVYDLRWADKGSNVRSKGRDGYTPLGPGLIDARTVDPGALRLRTWVNDELVQDDTTAGLIFPLAQFVADLSQHVTLETGDVILTGTPAGASVIVPGDVVEVEVDAPTAGGAPSSGRLRSTVTQGDTPFSDVGSGPKVDDAQRVDAWGSREAAGLDPEPESFRLTDELRDKLRRAPVAGLSAQLRKRGLNNVAIDGLRPNLPDAKLVGTARTLRFVPNREDLFASHGGGYNAQKRAFDAVGEGEVIVIEARGETGSGTLGDILALRARSRGAAGVVTDGGVRDFDAVAGIGLPVFSKGAHPAVLGRKHVPWDADVAVACGGATVLPGDVIVGDADGVIVIPPALVEEVADAALAQEDEDAWVAEQVAAGNPVDGLFPPNAEWRARYDRWRESR
- a CDS encoding MFS transporter translates to MSGSASPGFTPTGTIASHGDRRRVVFATVIGTTVEWYDFFVYASAAGLVFSRLFFQPAGEQAAILLSFATVGVSFLFRPLGAFLAGHFGDKYGRRVVLVLTLIVMGGATTLIGVLPTYAQIGLGAPILLIVLRILQGISAGGEWGGAVLMAVEHAPRKKRGLFGAAPQIGVPLGLLLASGVMAVMAVIAPGDAFLEWGWRVPFLLSIVLIVIGYWVRRRVEESPVFAEIAERKEQTRLPIVQLFRRHTPLVVIAALVFAGNGAAGYMTTGGYIQNYATDPSGPVGLEAGPVLWAVTGSGFTWLASTFVAGWVSDKIGRRATYLVGWVVQLGGVLALFPLVNTGGVGGVFAGVAVLTVGLGFTYGPQAALYSELFPASVRFSGVSISYAIGAILGGAFAPTIAAALVQATGTTWAVTWYLAGMTAIGLVATLLLRDRSGIPLGPDHETEQAVSPIRGVSKA
- a CDS encoding FAD-binding monooxygenase, which codes for MQFHHHGYVSGDPRLQPAAGVGLDRPDELPDEVDVLIVGSGPAGMIAAAQLAQFPGITTRIVERRDGRLVIGQADGIQARSVETFQAFGFAERIVAEAYRITEMAFWKPDPAEPARIVRSAVAPDDATGVSEFPHLIVNQARVLDYFAETAANGPARVRPDYGLEFVGLTVSDSDERPVTVTLRHTAGPREGQERTVRAKYVLGADGAHSRVRDAIGCTPVGDRANHAWGVIDALAVTDFPDIRTKCSIQSEAGNILLIPREGGHLFRMYVDLGEVAPGDDGAVRRTTVERIIARANDILHPYTLDVRHVAWHSVYEVGHRVTDRFDDVPLAQAGTRTPRVFIAGDACHTHSAKAGQGMNVSMQDGWNLAWKLGHVLEGRSPESLLATYSAERQVIAQDLIDFDREWSTMMAKRPEDFDSPSALEDFYVRTAEFPAGFMTRYAPSVLVGETTHQALAEGFPVGKRFRSAPVERVSDGNPVHLGHQAAADGRWRIYAFADAARAGEASALSHVAAWLASSPESPLARTPGGADDDAWFDVKVVYQQPHLDVDLPRVPRVFTPRVGPFGVLDLNKVYGVDPEHDIFALRGIDRGGALVVVRPDQYVAHVLPLSATEELAEFFRAVAGVRDPAGV